In Osmerus eperlanus chromosome 17, fOsmEpe2.1, whole genome shotgun sequence, a single genomic region encodes these proteins:
- the LOC134037965 gene encoding keratocan-like, with product MTFLLTLLTSLLLVGPALGQDMTYEEVLTQLQGCPRECRCPPNFPNAVYCDNKGLKHIPNIPPHTWYLYLQNNLIDVISKDALRNATQLRWLNLNRNKLTSKGVEEGVLADMPRLVHLFMDDNLLASVPSGLPSNLEQLRLSRNRISKIPAGVFSGMSRLTLLDLQGNKLQDDAVTEVSLKGLSSLVQINLAKNQLSSMPPNLPPSTAQIFLDGNNIEKIPAEYFKGLPKVAFLRLNRNKLGNSGLPKNVFNISSMLDLQLSHNQLTEVPLIPSGLEHLHLDHNRIKSVNGSEICPVSAEVLEDDVNDSVPRLRYLRLDGNQIKPPLPRDVITCFRLLQSIVI from the exons ATGACGTTTCTTCTGACCCTTCTCACCTCCCTTCTCCTGGTTGGTCCAGCTCTGGGCCAGGACATGACCTATGAGGAGGTCCTGACCCAGCTGCAGGGTTGCCCCAGAGAATGTCGCTGCCCTCCTAACTTCCCGAATGCAGTCTACTGCGACAACAAGGGCCTGAAGCACATCCCCAAcatccctccacacacctggTACCTTTATCTCCAGAACAACCTGATAGACGTGATCTCCAAGGACGCGCTGCGCAATGCCACCCAGCTCCGCTGGCTCAACCTCAACCGCAACAAGCTGACCAGCAAGGGCGTGGAGGAGGGCGTGTTGGCAGACATGCCCCGCCTAGTGCACCTCTTCATGGACGACAACCTTCTGGCCTCGGTGCCGTCTGGCCTACCCTCCAACCTGGAGCAGCTCCGCCTCTCCAGGAACCGCATCTCCAAGATCCCCGCTGGCGTGTTCTCCGGCATGAGCCGCCTCACCCTGCTGGACCTGCAGGGGAACAAGCTCCAGGACGACGCCGTGACAGAGGTGAGCCTGAAGGGACTGAGCAGCCTGGTCCAGATCAACCTGGCCAAGAACCAGCTGAGCAGCATGCCGCCCAACCTGCCCCCCAGCACCGCTCAGATCTTCCTGGATGGGAACAACATCGAGAAGATCCCCGCAGAGTACTTCAAGGGGCTGCCCAAGGTGGCGTTCCTCAGGCTGAACCGCAACAAGCTGGGCAACAGCGGCCTTCCAAAGAACGTCTTCAACATCTCCAGCATGCTGGACCTGCAGCTTTCACACAACCAGCTGACTGAGGTGCCTCTCATCCCGTCAGGTCTGGAACACCTGCACCTGGACCACAACAGGATTAAGA GTGTCAACGGGTCTGAAATATGCCCGGTGTCGGCTGAGGTGCTGGAGGACGACGTCAACGACAGTGTTCCTCGGCTGCGCTACCTTCGCCTGGACGGCAACCAGATCAagcctcccctccccagagaTGTCATCACCTGCTTCCGCCTCCTCCAGTCCATCGTTATTTAG